In the genome of Anaerohalosphaeraceae bacterium, one region contains:
- a CDS encoding sodium:solute symporter family protein has product MELFGFHPIDLLILLFYLLAITYIGQKVYGKIRSEEDFFLAGRSFNKLLQYFLNMGTLSDANSAIRTASFAFEKGLGGVWLMLIGIFTGPYYWFMAGWFRRVRLVTMAELFEERFQSKILPTIYALVGIWLSILIMGIGYKASLRTFQAMTIKPPEKYTPAEAESIQLYERYRQLIKLRKTAILTPQEAAEYERLDALYKKGQISAFVSYTHPFWFYLIYTVFIGFYVTMGGFRAAAVTDILQGFLILLFSFLLIPLALVALGGWGEFTRRIPDHMLFVFGSGGDEFAWNSIAALVVVTIIGITGHQGNMALNGSARDELTARIANIGGAYTKRILTIIWALCGLFAYALCADMVSDPDTAWGILSRQLLGPGLRGLMVAGILGANMSTLDAVCVYLSALFVRHLYKPFVPGKSPRHYINVSRLAIIGFLLLSIYVSVTTFSIIHLVKALPSLNIIFGAPVLLLLFWKRLTRTAVYVEVIACSIILAVLPHLLPCFESVRHSPWLSQQTREQTVVRSVHACQTDVEEGLAEEVGQLIRKPVRILPVSIFYDNIARMDPDDPDSPYEGIGRLHTELIIAHLLGIDLASLTPSALLTIRYLIASILPFVFLIPISLFTRDKGLQATIDRFYARLKTPVHPDPQKDAEEVQKSYADPSRFDHLKLFPRSSWEFCKWTRTDTLGFLASTAVTIGILIFFWGLIRLIAD; this is encoded by the coding sequence ATGGAACTGTTCGGTTTTCATCCGATAGACTTGCTGATTCTTCTCTTCTATCTGCTGGCCATCACGTACATCGGCCAAAAAGTGTACGGAAAAATCCGTTCCGAGGAAGACTTTTTCCTGGCCGGACGGTCCTTCAACAAACTCCTGCAGTATTTCCTGAACATGGGCACACTCAGCGATGCCAACAGCGCCATCCGCACCGCCAGTTTCGCCTTTGAGAAAGGGCTGGGCGGCGTATGGCTGATGCTCATCGGCATCTTCACGGGTCCGTATTATTGGTTCATGGCCGGCTGGTTCCGGCGCGTCCGCCTGGTTACGATGGCCGAACTGTTCGAAGAACGCTTTCAGAGCAAAATCCTGCCGACGATTTACGCGCTCGTCGGCATCTGGCTGAGCATCCTGATTATGGGAATCGGCTACAAGGCCTCGCTGCGGACGTTTCAGGCCATGACCATCAAACCCCCGGAAAAATACACGCCGGCGGAGGCAGAAAGCATCCAGCTGTATGAGCGGTACAGACAGCTTATCAAGCTCCGGAAAACCGCCATCCTGACTCCGCAGGAGGCCGCCGAATACGAACGGCTTGACGCCCTGTATAAAAAAGGACAAATCAGCGCATTTGTTTCCTACACACATCCGTTCTGGTTTTATCTGATTTACACGGTGTTTATCGGCTTCTATGTAACGATGGGGGGCTTTCGGGCGGCGGCCGTAACCGATATCCTGCAGGGGTTTCTTATCCTTTTGTTTTCCTTCCTTCTGATTCCGCTGGCCCTGGTTGCTCTGGGCGGCTGGGGGGAATTTACCCGGCGAATTCCGGATCATATGCTGTTTGTGTTTGGTTCGGGCGGCGATGAATTCGCCTGGAATTCGATTGCCGCCCTGGTTGTGGTCACCATCATCGGCATCACAGGCCATCAGGGTAATATGGCCCTCAACGGCTCTGCACGCGACGAGCTGACCGCCCGAATCGCCAATATCGGCGGGGCCTACACCAAACGGATTCTGACGATTATCTGGGCGCTTTGCGGCCTGTTTGCCTACGCCCTCTGCGCCGATATGGTTTCGGACCCGGATACGGCCTGGGGAATCCTCAGCCGCCAGCTGCTCGGTCCCGGACTGCGAGGGCTGATGGTGGCCGGCATCCTCGGCGCCAACATGTCCACACTGGATGCCGTCTGCGTCTATCTGTCCGCCCTTTTCGTTCGGCATCTCTACAAGCCCTTCGTTCCCGGCAAAAGTCCCCGCCACTATATTAATGTCTCCCGCCTGGCCATTATCGGCTTTCTGCTTTTGAGCATTTATGTATCCGTAACCACGTTCAGCATCATCCATCTGGTCAAGGCCCTGCCTTCGCTGAACATCATCTTCGGCGCCCCCGTCCTGCTGCTGCTGTTCTGGAAGCGTCTGACGCGTACGGCTGTCTATGTCGAGGTGATTGCCTGCTCGATTATTCTGGCCGTTCTTCCGCATCTGCTTCCCTGTTTTGAATCCGTCCGTCATTCGCCCTGGCTGTCGCAGCAGACCCGTGAACAGACCGTGGTTCGTTCGGTTCACGCCTGCCAGACGGATGTTGAGGAGGGCCTGGCGGAGGAAGTCGGCCAGCTCATTCGAAAACCGGTTCGAATCCTGCCGGTGAGCATCTTTTACGACAACATCGCCCGAATGGACCCCGATGACCCCGACTCCCCTTACGAAGGCATCGGACGGCTGCATACCGAACTGATTATCGCCCATCTCCTCGGCATCGACCTGGCTTCTTTGACCCCTTCGGCCCTCCTGACGATTCGCTATCTGATCGCTTCCATTCTGCCGTTTGTCTTTCTGATTCCCATCAGTCTGTTCACCCGAGACAAAGGTCTTCAGGCAACCATTGACCGGTTTTACGCCCGGCTGAAAACGCCGGTCCATCCGGACCCGCAGAAGGACGCCGAAGAAGTCCAAAAAAGCTATGCGGACCCGTCCCGTTTTGACCATCTGAAGCTGTTCCCCCGCTCCAGCTGGGAGTTCTGCAAATGGACCCGCACGGACACACTCGGCTTTCTGGCCAGCACCGCCGTGACCATCGGAATCCTCATCTTCTTCTGGGGATTAATCCGGCTGATTGCCGACTGA
- a CDS encoding glycoside hydrolase family 28 protein: MFKRQDGLNLLVLLSLILGSSVSAAWPPGLPVSEMPFSMTPPTEPQIPDRRFVITDYGAVGDGQTMNTEAFARTIEACAKAGGGRVVVPAGLWLTGPIRLVSRMDLHLEKGAVILFSPNMEDYPLMERFFEGRQEVRRMSPLTGDNLEHIAITGSGILDGSGQAWRPVKKEKMTERQWRNLLASGGAVEPSGTIWWPSEKAMKGPQTVAELKKRNAPVEDYAAAGEFLRPVLVSLVNCRTVLLDGPTFQNSPAWNIHPLLCENMIIRNIQVRNPWWSQNGDGLDLESCRNVLVYNCTFDVGDDAICMKSGRDEYGRRRGKPTENVVISDCIVYHGHGGFVIGSEMSGGVRNIWVRNCSFLGTDVGLRFKSTRGRGGIVENIYIQDIFMSNIATDAIQFNLFYSGTAPSPEQSLDLPAAPVTEETPQFRKISMQNIVCRGARRAVYMQGLPEMPVQDIRMKHVVISARMGGIFLDTERLHLSDVSIRPEQGADLGFYNSRQIVLERPTFSGTKDGFLILAGSKTKDIRILGAERAVFSEQIRYQSGCDAKVLSWE, from the coding sequence ATGTTTAAAAGACAGGATGGTTTGAATCTTCTGGTTCTTTTGAGTCTGATTTTGGGTTCGAGCGTCTCTGCGGCCTGGCCGCCGGGGCTGCCGGTCTCTGAAATGCCGTTTTCCATGACGCCGCCGACAGAGCCGCAGATTCCGGACAGGCGGTTTGTGATTACGGATTATGGCGCGGTCGGAGACGGACAGACGATGAACACAGAGGCCTTTGCCCGTACGATAGAGGCCTGTGCCAAAGCCGGCGGCGGACGAGTTGTGGTTCCGGCGGGGCTGTGGCTGACGGGGCCGATTCGTCTGGTCAGCCGGATGGACCTGCATCTGGAGAAGGGAGCGGTAATCCTCTTCAGCCCGAATATGGAGGATTATCCGCTGATGGAGCGGTTTTTTGAAGGCCGCCAGGAAGTCCGTCGGATGTCGCCTTTGACGGGGGACAACCTCGAACACATTGCCATTACCGGCTCGGGAATTCTGGACGGTTCGGGACAGGCCTGGCGTCCGGTCAAAAAAGAGAAGATGACGGAACGGCAGTGGCGGAATCTTCTGGCCTCCGGCGGGGCGGTGGAGCCGTCAGGGACAATCTGGTGGCCCTCTGAAAAGGCCATGAAAGGCCCTCAAACCGTTGCGGAACTGAAGAAACGGAATGCTCCGGTAGAGGACTATGCGGCGGCGGGAGAGTTTCTCCGTCCGGTACTGGTGTCGCTGGTGAATTGTCGGACCGTGCTCCTGGATGGGCCGACGTTTCAGAATTCGCCGGCCTGGAATATTCATCCGCTGCTTTGTGAAAATATGATTATCCGCAATATCCAGGTCCGCAATCCCTGGTGGAGCCAGAACGGAGACGGCCTGGATTTGGAATCCTGCCGCAATGTTCTGGTTTATAACTGTACGTTTGATGTCGGGGATGATGCGATTTGTATGAAGTCCGGCCGCGATGAATACGGACGGCGCCGCGGGAAACCCACGGAAAACGTGGTGATTTCCGACTGTATCGTCTATCACGGACACGGCGGGTTCGTCATCGGCAGCGAGATGTCCGGCGGCGTGCGGAATATTTGGGTGCGCAATTGCAGTTTTCTGGGGACGGACGTGGGGCTTCGTTTCAAGAGCACCCGCGGTCGCGGCGGAATTGTAGAAAATATCTATATTCAGGATATTTTTATGTCCAATATCGCCACGGATGCGATTCAGTTTAATCTGTTCTATTCCGGAACAGCCCCTTCTCCGGAACAAAGTCTGGACCTGCCTGCGGCACCGGTGACGGAGGAGACCCCTCAGTTCAGAAAGATTTCAATGCAGAATATCGTTTGCCGCGGCGCTCGGCGGGCCGTCTATATGCAGGGACTTCCGGAGATGCCGGTCCAGGATATCCGGATGAAGCATGTGGTGATTTCTGCCCGGATGGGCGGGATTTTTTTGGATACAGAACGGCTGCATTTGTCGGACGTATCCATTCGTCCGGAACAAGGGGCTGATTTGGGGTTTTATAACAGCCGGCAGATTGTTCTTGAGCGGCCGACTTTTTCCGGTACAAAAGACGGTTTTCTAATCCTGGCCGGCTCGAAAACGAAGGATATCCGAATCCTCGGGGCCGAGCGTGCGGTATTTTCGGAGCAAATTCGGTATCAGTCCGGCTGTGATGCAAAGGTTCTTTCATGGGAATAA
- a CDS encoding type II secretion system protein, producing the protein MKKRPAFTLIELLVVIAIIGLLLSIVIPSLKKATEYARKIVCRSNMRQIGLVFSNYESETRYNFRNFKSYNSIPASERTKHWFWVGGTADLAHELRPRAIGFVMKAGLLPDSKILFCPGVKNVSSDTNYLLSDVTAGNPIPRNTDDIYRELGDSLDDSRRPLFWSTYAWIWKKEIRSGDTSVMQVNNGSSGAMMVDMTNGLWKYAEQTDPTRLGVLMRSRNVQRAFSHGNVLMQDYSVANPSDRDEQLNRWLWGAPYWAGNPSFDYK; encoded by the coding sequence ATGAAGAAAAGACCCGCCTTTACATTAATTGAGTTATTGGTTGTAATTGCCATTATTGGGCTTCTTTTATCTATTGTCATCCCCAGTTTAAAGAAAGCCACTGAATATGCCCGCAAGATTGTCTGCCGGTCCAACATGCGGCAGATTGGTTTGGTCTTCAGCAATTACGAGTCTGAAACTCGCTATAACTTCCGAAATTTCAAGAGTTATAACTCGATTCCCGCCTCCGAGCGGACGAAGCACTGGTTTTGGGTAGGCGGGACGGCAGATTTGGCCCATGAGTTGCGACCCAGGGCGATTGGATTTGTGATGAAGGCCGGTCTGCTTCCGGACAGCAAAATCCTGTTTTGCCCGGGGGTAAAGAACGTATCGAGTGATACCAATTATTTGTTAAGCGATGTGACAGCCGGAAACCCCATTCCCCGGAACACCGATGATATTTATCGGGAACTCGGAGACTCACTGGACGATTCCCGCAGGCCGCTGTTCTGGAGTACGTATGCCTGGATCTGGAAAAAAGAGATTCGCAGCGGAGATACCTCAGTCATGCAGGTAAACAACGGCTCCAGCGGCGCGATGATGGTGGATATGACCAACGGTCTGTGGAAGTATGCGGAGCAAACCGACCCGACCCGTCTGGGAGTTTTGATGCGGAGTCGAAATGTTCAGCGGGCCTTTTCGCACGGCAATGTGCTGATGCAGGATTATAGTGTGGCCAATCCGAGCGACCGGGATGAGCAGCTCAATCGGTGGCTGTGGGGGGCGCCGTATTGGGCGGGCAACCCGAGTTTCGATTACAAGTAA
- a CDS encoding PA14 domain-containing protein, translating to MNRWGIVWIGLLIFAGIMSGAPSNPQPAVGESVDPDMLLLQWTPDADAVRSEIYLGTSAAAVAAAQKPSGDVDGSGTVDILDLVYVAAQWLDNPSSPCPDLDYSGWVDLADAAEISRRWMSEPEVLYLGAAAGNSFEPGQLIPNKTYYWRVDTVRCGGIEKGPVWSFKTKRPAFPGAEGFGKWASGGRGGSVYHVTNLNDSGPGSFRDAVSAPNRTVVFDVGGVIRIIDRIVVSKDITIAGQTAPGEGVVIYGNGLSYTDANRTITRHMRYRMGKVGTSGKDAVTIADGTNMIFDHCSISWGRDETFSISGGTGEDPGFVTIQNCIIAQGLQNHSCGGLIQNFNGVSLFRNLYIDNNTRNPKVKGINEFINNVVYNWGVAAYILGDSEADSYANVIRNYFISGPNTSSAAFTRGNLNFHIYALNNWHDSNRNGVLDGAILEQAAYGTVDWQTVPYNYPGVRTMLGAPAAYKVVASRAGAFFPIRDRIDTRLIKELRSLGTSGQLISDENAAPMYGVGILDSGICPTDTDQDGMPDYWELSIAGLNPYGADHNGDADGNGYTNLEDYLNFLAVPHAHVQKNRPRDINLRRFTSGFDTGAVYTVFDAQNGTVQLLSDGSTARFTPNPNYIGPACFRYTVNDGQVYTDTVLLLVSEYGGHPLPPKHPSGLVQGLNYKYYTGTFEYLPDFALLTPAQQGTIANFDISGAPAPDSFAYVFEGFIEIPADGLYTFYLNSDDGSKLYIDGGIVVSNDGVHGTQEAEGSAALLAGMHAIRVTYFEKDGNQRLEVRWAGPGFSKQLISNSVLYRGLLDTVPPAAPTGVWAAASNAQVVLQWKNNTEADLAGYNVYRTTVSGGGYVRQNDTLLHAPIFLDSSVSNGTLYHYAVTAVDESFNESQRSYEVSARPADSNDICLLIQELTAGFCLVEGTVDNNNAGFTGYGFANGTNAVGKGINWSVSVGQPGTYQMVWRFANGTTSNRPANLMINGAVAVSGIAFGPTGSWTTWSEVSCSVVLGAGTHLVRLDPTTSNGLANIDYLMITGPDVVPAACQ from the coding sequence ATGAATCGATGGGGGATTGTCTGGATAGGTCTTTTGATTTTCGCAGGGATAATGTCGGGTGCACCCTCCAATCCGCAGCCGGCGGTCGGGGAGTCGGTTGACCCGGATATGCTGCTTCTGCAGTGGACGCCGGATGCGGACGCGGTGCGCAGTGAGATTTATTTGGGGACCAGTGCGGCGGCGGTTGCAGCGGCGCAAAAGCCGTCCGGCGACGTGGACGGCAGCGGTACTGTGGATATTCTGGACCTGGTTTATGTGGCCGCCCAGTGGCTGGATAACCCGTCCTCACCCTGCCCGGACCTGGATTACAGCGGATGGGTGGATTTGGCGGATGCGGCGGAAATCAGCCGGCGATGGATGAGTGAGCCGGAGGTACTGTATTTGGGAGCCGCCGCCGGAAATTCGTTTGAGCCCGGTCAGCTGATTCCGAATAAGACCTATTACTGGCGGGTGGATACCGTCCGATGCGGCGGAATTGAGAAAGGACCGGTCTGGAGTTTTAAGACCAAACGTCCGGCCTTTCCCGGGGCGGAAGGATTCGGCAAATGGGCCTCCGGCGGACGGGGCGGCAGCGTTTATCACGTAACCAATCTGAACGACAGCGGACCGGGGTCTTTCCGCGATGCCGTCAGTGCTCCCAATCGAACGGTTGTATTTGATGTCGGCGGCGTCATTCGAATCATAGACCGCATTGTCGTCAGCAAAGACATTACGATTGCCGGCCAGACCGCGCCGGGCGAAGGGGTTGTCATCTACGGCAACGGCTTGTCTTATACGGATGCCAACCGCACCATTACCCGGCATATGCGATACCGAATGGGCAAGGTCGGCACCAGCGGCAAGGACGCGGTGACCATCGCCGACGGGACGAATATGATTTTTGACCATTGTTCGATTTCCTGGGGGCGGGATGAGACCTTTTCCATCAGCGGCGGCACGGGCGAGGACCCGGGCTTTGTGACCATTCAGAACTGCATCATTGCTCAGGGGCTTCAGAACCACTCCTGCGGCGGGCTGATTCAGAACTTTAACGGCGTCAGTCTGTTTCGGAACCTGTATATTGACAACAATACGAGGAATCCGAAGGTCAAAGGCATCAACGAGTTTATCAATAATGTGGTGTATAACTGGGGGGTGGCCGCTTATATTTTGGGGGATTCGGAGGCCGACTCGTATGCGAATGTGATTCGAAACTATTTTATCAGCGGGCCGAATACCAGCTCGGCGGCCTTTACGAGGGGCAATCTGAATTTTCACATTTATGCCCTGAACAACTGGCACGATTCCAACCGCAACGGGGTGCTCGACGGGGCGATTCTGGAGCAGGCGGCCTACGGGACCGTGGACTGGCAGACGGTTCCGTATAATTATCCGGGCGTCAGGACAATGCTGGGGGCACCGGCGGCCTACAAAGTAGTCGCCTCACGGGCCGGGGCGTTTTTCCCCATTCGCGACCGAATCGACACCCGCCTGATTAAAGAACTGCGGTCCCTGGGAACCAGCGGACAGCTGATTTCGGATGAAAATGCCGCTCCAATGTACGGGGTTGGGATTCTCGACAGCGGCATCTGTCCGACGGATACGGACCAGGATGGAATGCCGGATTACTGGGAACTGTCGATCGCGGGGCTGAACCCGTATGGGGCCGACCACAACGGCGATGCGGACGGAAACGGCTATACGAACCTGGAGGATTATCTGAACTTTCTGGCGGTTCCGCATGCGCACGTGCAGAAAAACCGGCCTCGGGATATCAATCTGCGGCGGTTTACCTCCGGATTTGATACCGGAGCGGTCTATACCGTTTTCGATGCGCAAAACGGTACCGTGCAGCTTTTGTCCGACGGCAGCACGGCCCGGTTTACGCCGAATCCGAACTATATCGGTCCGGCCTGTTTCCGCTATACGGTCAACGACGGACAAGTCTATACGGATACAGTGCTGCTGCTGGTTTCGGAATACGGCGGGCATCCGCTGCCGCCGAAGCATCCGTCCGGTCTGGTGCAGGGCTTGAATTACAAGTACTATACCGGCACCTTTGAGTATCTGCCGGATTTTGCCTTGCTGACGCCCGCCCAGCAGGGAACCATTGCCAATTTTGACATCAGCGGCGCGCCGGCTCCGGATTCTTTTGCCTATGTTTTTGAAGGATTTATTGAGATCCCGGCGGACGGGCTGTACACGTTTTATCTGAATTCGGATGACGGCAGCAAGCTGTATATTGACGGCGGAATTGTGGTCAGCAATGACGGGGTTCACGGAACACAGGAAGCCGAAGGCAGCGCAGCCCTGCTGGCGGGAATGCATGCCATTCGCGTCACGTACTTTGAAAAGGATGGAAACCAGCGTCTGGAAGTGCGCTGGGCCGGGCCGGGCTTCAGCAAACAGCTGATTTCCAACAGCGTTCTGTATCGGGGGCTGCTCGATACGGTTCCGCCGGCGGCTCCGACGGGCGTGTGGGCGGCGGCATCCAATGCCCAGGTTGTGCTTCAGTGGAAAAACAACACGGAAGCCGACCTGGCAGGCTATAATGTTTATCGAACGACGGTCTCCGGCGGCGGCTATGTTCGGCAGAATGACACGCTTCTTCATGCACCGATTTTTCTCGATTCGTCCGTCTCCAACGGCACGCTTTACCATTATGCTGTTACCGCCGTGGATGAGTCGTTTAATGAATCCCAGCGAAGTTATGAAGTGTCCGCCCGTCCGGCGGATTCGAATGACATCTGTCTGCTGATTCAGGAGCTGACGGCCGGCTTCTGTCTGGTGGAGGGGACGGTTGACAATAACAATGCCGGGTTCACCGGATACGGTTTTGCCAACGGGACCAATGCCGTGGGCAAGGGAATCAACTGGAGCGTGTCTGTCGGACAGCCGGGGACTTATCAGATGGTCTGGCGGTTTGCTAACGGCACGACCTCCAATCGGCCGGCCAATCTGATGATTAACGGCGCCGTTGCTGTTTCGGGGATTGCCTTCGGCCCCACCGGCAGCTGGACAACCTGGAGCGAGGTGTCCTGCAGTGTTGTGCTGGGGGCGGGGACACATCTGGTTCGGCTGGACCCGACCACAAGCAACGGGCTGGCCAATATTGATTATCTGATGATAACAGGTCCGGATGTTGTTCCGGCGGCCTGTCAGTAA
- a CDS encoding type II secretion system protein gives MGPKRKAAPAFTLIELLVVIAIIGLLLSVLIPALKRATAYARKISCQSNYKQLGVAMGIYEHQTGYNFRKVKTARGLSAAELSKTWFWENGTSDYAHEWQPFAVRFIMNAGVLPDRQVFFCPGYTNLDYKKNYPRDASSLVPQETVELERRWLAATGPMPMFWSTHIWIWKKEIREDVRSVNNLSSGAMMVDMTNGAWEFAKARDPDRLGRVMNTVGIRRLYQHANVLLEDMSVKNPTDDDAKLVQWLWNSDRWAGTGY, from the coding sequence ATGGGCCCCAAACGAAAAGCCGCACCTGCCTTTACACTCATTGAACTGCTTGTTGTCATTGCCATTATCGGTCTGCTGCTTTCCGTTCTGATTCCGGCTCTCAAGCGTGCCACGGCCTATGCCCGAAAAATCAGCTGTCAGTCCAATTATAAGCAGCTCGGGGTGGCGATGGGCATTTATGAGCACCAGACCGGCTATAATTTCCGAAAGGTGAAAACCGCCCGGGGGTTGTCCGCAGCGGAACTTTCCAAGACCTGGTTTTGGGAAAACGGGACTTCGGATTATGCTCACGAATGGCAGCCGTTTGCCGTCCGGTTCATTATGAATGCCGGTGTTTTGCCGGACCGTCAGGTCTTTTTCTGTCCCGGTTATACAAATTTAGATTATAAAAAGAATTATCCGAGAGACGCCTCCTCGCTGGTCCCACAAGAGACCGTGGAGTTGGAGCGGCGGTGGCTGGCCGCAACGGGTCCGATGCCGATGTTCTGGAGTACGCATATCTGGATATGGAAGAAAGAAATTCGGGAGGATGTCCGCTCTGTCAACAACCTCTCTTCCGGGGCCATGATGGTAGATATGACCAACGGGGCCTGGGAGTTTGCGAAAGCCAGAGACCCTGACCGGCTCGGCCGGGTGATGAACACCGTCGGGATTCGCCGCCTATATCAGCACGCCAATGTTTTGTTGGAAGACATGAGTGTGAAAAATCCAACGGATGATGATGCCAAGCTCGTTCAGTGGCTCTGGAACTCGGACAGATGGGCAGGGACGGGCTATTGA
- the pelA gene encoding pectate lyase, with protein sequence MKYRTTVWVMLMMGTALSQAAEWPTLRLSRYLNREAAWYSSPEALTLADNILTWQDDYGGWPKNVNTASKPYDGNRKDLHGTFDNGATIGELRFLARVYKASGQERYLQAFQKGFEMILKAQYPTGGWPQQYPPPAKTYHRHITFNDNAMVRILVFLKDVSQSEDYSFLKEEQRQAARSAFERGIGCILKCQIRVNGELTGWCAQHDEKDLSPRAARSYELVSLSGGESAEILRLLMRQEDPSPVMVRAIVSGVRWFERSKIEGLRLKWINGRRMAVPDPEAPALWARFYEIDTNRPFFCDRDGVRKYDYNELDPERAEGYAWLGDWGKDVFREFEKWKEKWKDRLAAVERIRIVLTGDSTVCEFQPTDWRRGWGQYLGEYFSDKVEIANHARSGRSTKTFLNEGLWEKALEEKPLFILMQFGHNDNHAPEKPESTAADKEYTDNLRYFVERARAIGATPILITPMHRRKFTPDGRMNDTLKPYADAMKKVAEEKKAALVDLHTASGQLFERLGETEAAKMSDDPQDRTHFNEQGARKMAELIMQQLPQAEPSIKPYLKQKNEQ encoded by the coding sequence ATGAAGTATCGGACAACGGTATGGGTGATGCTGATGATGGGGACGGCCCTTTCGCAGGCGGCGGAGTGGCCGACACTGCGTTTGAGCCGCTATTTAAACAGAGAGGCCGCCTGGTACAGCAGTCCGGAGGCCTTGACGCTGGCGGACAATATCCTCACCTGGCAGGATGATTACGGCGGCTGGCCGAAAAATGTCAATACGGCTTCCAAACCGTATGACGGGAACCGCAAGGACCTCCATGGCACCTTTGACAACGGAGCAACCATTGGAGAACTGCGGTTTCTGGCCCGCGTGTATAAGGCCTCCGGGCAGGAGCGGTATCTGCAGGCCTTTCAGAAGGGCTTTGAGATGATTCTCAAGGCCCAGTACCCCACGGGCGGCTGGCCGCAGCAGTATCCCCCGCCGGCCAAAACCTATCATCGCCACATCACCTTTAACGACAATGCGATGGTCCGGATTTTGGTCTTTCTGAAAGATGTCAGCCAATCGGAAGACTATTCGTTTCTGAAGGAGGAACAGCGACAGGCGGCTCGGTCGGCCTTTGAGCGCGGGATCGGCTGCATTCTCAAGTGCCAAATCCGGGTCAACGGGGAACTGACCGGCTGGTGTGCTCAGCACGATGAAAAGGATTTAAGCCCGCGGGCGGCCCGAAGTTATGAACTGGTTTCGCTCAGCGGAGGCGAAAGTGCAGAGATTCTGCGTCTGCTGATGCGGCAGGAGGACCCCTCGCCGGTTATGGTCCGGGCCATTGTCAGCGGGGTACGCTGGTTTGAGCGGTCAAAGATTGAGGGGCTTCGGCTCAAGTGGATTAACGGCAGGCGCATGGCGGTGCCGGACCCGGAGGCCCCCGCTTTGTGGGCTCGGTTTTATGAGATTGACACAAATCGGCCGTTTTTCTGCGACCGCGACGGGGTTCGAAAATACGATTACAATGAACTGGACCCTGAACGCGCCGAGGGATACGCCTGGCTTGGAGACTGGGGCAAAGACGTTTTTCGCGAATTTGAAAAATGGAAGGAAAAATGGAAAGACCGGCTGGCAGCCGTCGAGAGGATTCGGATTGTCCTGACAGGGGATTCCACGGTTTGTGAGTTCCAGCCGACGGATTGGAGACGCGGATGGGGGCAGTATCTGGGCGAATACTTTTCGGATAAGGTAGAGATTGCCAACCATGCACGGAGCGGGCGAAGCACCAAAACCTTTTTGAATGAAGGGCTTTGGGAAAAGGCCCTGGAAGAGAAACCCCTGTTTATCCTGATGCAGTTTGGGCATAACGACAATCATGCCCCGGAAAAGCCCGAATCGACAGCGGCGGATAAGGAATACACGGATAATCTGCGGTATTTTGTGGAGCGGGCCAGGGCAATTGGGGCGACGCCGATTCTGATTACACCGATGCACCGCCGCAAGTTTACCCCGGACGGCAGGATGAATGACACGCTCAAGCCGTATGCGGATGCAATGAAGAAGGTGGCGGAGGAAAAGAAAGCGGCCCTGGTGGATTTGCATACGGCCAGCGGACAGCTGTTTGAACGGCTTGGAGAGACGGAAGCCGCCAAGATGTCCGATGACCCGCAGGACCGAACGCACTTCAACGAACAGGGGGCCCGAAAAATGGCGGAGCTGATTATGCAGCAGCTGCCTCAAGCGGAGCCGTCAATAAAGCCCTATTTGAAACAAAAAAACGAACAGTAA